The genome window GTAACATGTTTTTGCGCTCGGGGTCTACCCAAAAAATACCTTTTTCTCGCATAAAATCAGGAATTTGCTCCGGATAAGGAAGTAAATGTGAGTGACCGTTGATACGCAGTTTTTTGTTCATTTTTAAGTACTTAGTTAGTATTAAGTATAGCGTACAAAGTACAAAGACTTAATTTGATGTAACTTATTTTGAAAGAGTTTTATTTGTTTTCAGGTTTATGAATATGGAAATAAGTTCCATCTCAGCTGTACTTACTTCCACAGGCTCAGCGCCGGTCAGTTATATTTCCAAAGGGAAGAATTAACTCTTTTTTTTTCAAGTTCAAATTCAATTTCTAAAGACTCTTCGTCCTTCCACCATCAACAGGTAAATTAATCCCATTAATATAACCTGCTTTGTCACTAGCAAGAAAAGTAATCGCATTTGCTACTTCTTCTGGCTCGGCAAATCTTCTTGCGGGAACATGGCTTTTCATTATTTCGGCAGCTTGTTCTTCACTCTGCTCAGCTCTAGATGCTTTTCCTGAGATGATTTTATCCAATCTATCGGTTGCCGTAAAACCAGGTAATATGTTATTTACGGTAATGCCGTGAGGTCCTAACTCGGTCGCTAGTGTTTTTGCCCAGCTGGCAACTGCGCCACGTATCACGTTAGAAACACCTAAGAATTCGATAGGTGCTTTTACGCTGGTGGAGATCACATTGATCACCCTTCCATAACCGGCTTCTTTCATTCCCGGAGTACAAGCCTGGATCAATACCTGATTGCATTTTACATGTTGTGTAAAAGCTTGTTCTAAAGCATCAACTTCTGCATCTATTAAGAATCCTGGCGCAGGGCCGCCTGTATTGTTGACTATTATATGTATAGGATTCGCTTTCGCGAAAGCGGAAACCACATCTTCCACCTCTTTATAATCAGAAAAATCGGCGACTAAATACGTATGGTCATCACGCTGGCTTCTATCTAATTCATTGAGAACTTTCTGTAATTTATTAGGATTGCGAGCCAGTAAAATCACTCGAGCACCTGCCTGAGCAAACTGTATTGCCGTTGCTCTTCCTATTCCTGTGCTGCTTCCACAAACGAGGGCTGTTTTGTCTTTTAAGTTGATATTCATGTGGCTAATTTAGGAAAAATCATCCTTGTAAGATGCAGCCAACCCCAAAGGTTTCAAAAACCTTTGGGGTTGGCTCCTAATATTTTTCGTTTTTTTACTGTTCGCAAGCTCTATTGTCCGGTAGACGCTTCTCCAGTGGTAAAGTCTTTCCGAAAATCTATCGAGATACTATTAACCGATTCTGCTCTGCAGCCGAATGACAAACTGAAATAGAGCCATAAGCGGTTCCCTCAGGTTCCAGATAAATCGGAACAGGCATCCTCTTTCCATTCCATTTATAGAATCAGATTTTATGGAATGACTACCTTTGCCACTTTCTATAAAATATGATCGTAACAAAGAATAAAGAAGAGCTAGAAATCATGCGTCGTGCGGCGTTAATGGTAAGTAAAACCTTAGGAATGATTGCTGCCGAAATCAAGCCAGGAGTTACTACACTAAGACTAGATACCCTAGCAGAACAATACATACGTGACAATGGTGCTATCCCGGGTTTCAAAGGCTTGTATGACTGTCCAAGCACGTTGCTTATTTCGCCAAATGAAGAAGTAGTTCACGGAATCCCAAAAGAAGTAGCGATCAAAGAAGGTGATGTACTTTCCATAGATTGCGGCGCTATAGTAGATGGTTTTTATGGTGATCATGCCTATACGTTTGCGGTAGGAGAAGTACCTCAAGAAACAATCGATCTTCTGGACAGAACAAAAAACTCTTTATACGTAGGAATCGAGCAATTTAGAACTGGAAAACGTGTGGGCGATGTAGGTTATGCGATACAGGAGTATTGTGAATCTTTCGGTTACGGAGTCGTACGGGAACTCGTAGGTCATGGACTAGGAAGAGTGATGCATGAAGACCCACAAATGCCCAATTACGGCAAACGTGGTCGCGGTAAGAAATTTGTAGAAGGAATGACAGTGGCGATAGAACCTATGATCAACTTAGGAACTAAGAACATCAAGCACTTTCCTGATGGCTGGACGATCAAAACCAAAGACAATAAACCCAGCGCACATTTTGAACACAATATCGCTATAGTAGATGGCGAGCCTCGATTGTTAAGCACCTTTGATTATGTGTATGAAGTTTTAGGGATAACTTCTAATGAAGAAGATCCTTATAGATGGAAAGATTAGGTTTAAAAATAAAATGAAAAGTAAAATCAAAATCAAAAGGTCGCTCCCTAATTTATAGAAACCTCACCCTTTAGGGTTGGGGTAAGGTTTTGCTTGGGAATTAACTCTAATTGCGATAATACCAACAGATTTCGCATCAAGTGCGGAATGATCAAATCAATTATGAAACGTTTATTCAAATTCTTCCTCAACCTCATCCCAAGACCTTGGCTTATTAGCGCGAGTTATTATGTGCGTCCATTGATCGCTTGGTGGTACCGCGGGGATCACTATGAAGACCCTATTGATGGAAAGACGTTTAAAAGTTTCTTGCCTTATGGTTATGAAAAGGTACGGGAAAACGTACTTTCTCCATCGACTCTTTCCTTAGAACGCCATCGATTG of Nonlabens sp. Ci31 contains these proteins:
- a CDS encoding SDR family oxidoreductase, translating into MNINLKDKTALVCGSSTGIGRATAIQFAQAGARVILLARNPNKLQKVLNELDRSQRDDHTYLVADFSDYKEVEDVVSAFAKANPIHIIVNNTGGPAPGFLIDAEVDALEQAFTQHVKCNQVLIQACTPGMKEAGYGRVINVISTSVKAPIEFLGVSNVIRGAVASWAKTLATELGPHGITVNNILPGFTATDRLDKIISGKASRAEQSEEQAAEIMKSHVPARRFAEPEEVANAITFLASDKAGYINGINLPVDGGRTKSL
- the map gene encoding type I methionyl aminopeptidase, whose translation is MIVTKNKEELEIMRRAALMVSKTLGMIAAEIKPGVTTLRLDTLAEQYIRDNGAIPGFKGLYDCPSTLLISPNEEVVHGIPKEVAIKEGDVLSIDCGAIVDGFYGDHAYTFAVGEVPQETIDLLDRTKNSLYVGIEQFRTGKRVGDVGYAIQEYCESFGYGVVRELVGHGLGRVMHEDPQMPNYGKRGRGKKFVEGMTVAIEPMINLGTKNIKHFPDGWTIKTKDNKPSAHFEHNIAIVDGEPRLLSTFDYVYEVLGITSNEEDPYRWKD